A part of SAR324 cluster bacterium genomic DNA contains:
- a CDS encoding Gfo/Idh/MocA family oxidoreductase, with product GQWTSRKADDYFIPQWRQQFSSGPVLINLIHEMDILRFICGEIESVTAQLQTGFRGHPKEETAAIILRFNSGVLGTFLLSDATPSPWNWEHATGENVNFPHTGQNSYCFMGSDACLEFPNLRIWQSQGKPDWNHLMKMEEKPVPLEDAYIAQCHHFCGVIRGEEKPRITAEDASKTLAATLAVFDSAKQQQTISL from the coding sequence TGGTCAGTGGACCAGCCGCAAGGCGGATGATTACTTCATTCCGCAATGGAGGCAGCAATTTTCATCAGGTCCTGTGTTGATCAATCTGATTCACGAAATGGATATCCTTCGATTCATTTGTGGTGAAATTGAATCAGTTACAGCCCAGCTCCAAACAGGTTTTCGCGGTCATCCTAAAGAAGAAACAGCAGCAATTATCTTGAGGTTCAATAGTGGAGTCCTCGGAACCTTTCTACTCTCGGATGCTACCCCCTCACCATGGAATTGGGAGCATGCGACAGGCGAAAATGTCAATTTCCCCCATACAGGCCAAAACTCGTATTGCTTTATGGGCTCGGATGCCTGTCTGGAATTTCCCAACCTTAGGATTTGGCAATCGCAGGGAAAACCCGATTGGAATCACCTGATGAAGATGGAGGAAAAGCCTGTCCCACTTGAAGACGCCTACATTGCCCAATGTCATCATTTTTGTGGGGTTATAAGAGGTGAGGAAAAGCCGCGAATCACTGCGGAAGATGCCTCTAAAACATTAGCTGCGACTCTTGCGGTCTTTGACTCTGCGAAGCAGCAGCAGACGATTT